CGACGGTCAATCGATCATCGCCTACGCGAGCGACCAACGTGCTTTCACGATCGATCCGGCCACCGGACGAACGACCAGCGTCGTCGAACTCGCGGAGACTCAAGGTTTTGACTATGCAGCGACAGCCGTCGGTCAAGAATTGTTTGTCGGCTCAAGTGGCTCTAGCGGAACGCTTGTTTACAACGATGCTTGGGTGCTTCAACGCACGATGACGACTAACTTTACGCGCCAAGGTTTCGGCGGTGGACTCTATGAAGACAGCGGGTTGGTGGTCAGCGTTTCCAGCGGACAAACGACCGCCGATGTGTCCTTCGGCTATCGATCGACGCTGGGGACGATTTCGGGAACGATCCTCGATGACGTGAACAGCGACGGAATTTCGGATGTAGGCGATCAACCTCGCGTCGGCGTGGACGTGTTCTTGGACTCGAACCGCAACGGAGTCCTCGACGCGGGCGAAGTTTTCGTGACGACCGATGCAGCGGGGACTTACACGTTCACCGGAATCACGCCGGGCGATCATCAAGTTCAAGTCGTCACGACATCGGACGAGCGATCCGTCACGACCGCTGGACAAGCGACGCGATTGTTCACCACCCAAAGTGGCTCGGGAGTCGGCCCGACGGTGATTCGCGAACTGGATCCGATTTCCGGTGCGGTGCTCAATACGTTCGACGCCCCCGAAGATGTAGGCAACGCGGGTCTGGCGCTCGATCAGCACGCGTTGTATTTCGCGACACAGGATGACCTGTACAGCCTCGACCCCGATACTGGCGAAGTGTTCGCGTACCTAGAACTGCCCAACGGCGACTACACCGGCGCCGCGGCTGTCGGCGGGCATGTGTTCGTTGTCGAACCGAATACCAACAAGATCTTGAAGATCGAGCCACTCAGCCAAACCGTCGTCGCCACATTCACGTCGACATTCGATTTGACGGGCACGTTAGGCGAAAGCTTCGATGGCACCAAGCTAATCGCTAGCACCGCCAACAACGGTGTTGTTGCGATCGACCCGGTCGATGGCAGTGAGGATTCGAACGTCAATTTTCTGTGGATGGATGCCGGGTCTGGAGCGGCTGCCGGCGAGCACTACCACGGCTCGCAAGGCAAAATTCAAATACGAAACCAGCAAAACCAATTGACGCGAACTCTGCCGACCGCCTACCACCCGAGCTATGCATCCGGCCTAGCTGTCGCCGAAGTTCCCCACCGCGAAGCCCGACTCAACATGGCCGCCGACGCCACAATTTCAGGCGTCGACTTCTTAATCCGATCCGGCCTCGCCACATCGGACATCGAACTATCGGCAACGTCAATCAACGAAAACATCGACACTTCAGCTGCCGACGTCATGTTCGCTGAACTTTCAGCCGTCGACGCATCGCCAATCGGCCAATACTTCTTCTCCCTAGCCATCGGCAACGGCGATGACGACAACGAAAAATTCGTCATCGTCGGCAACGAACTGCGCATCAAGCAAAACGAAGTCATCGACTATGAAACCCAACCGACCTACCAAGTCCGCGTCTTCGTCGGCGACAACTCGCAAGTGCTGATGGAAAAAGAACTGACGCTGTCAGTGAACAACTTGATCGAGATGTCGACCAACGGCCCCTCAGGAAATGGAATAACAATCGCCAATGGAACCAGTCAACGTTCGCGAGTTGATTCGGTGACCGTCGAGTTTGATTCGGCGGTAACTGTCGAACCGGGCGCATTTGAAATCGTCAACTTGACCGACCCGACGCAAATCGTTTCCGTCACCCTTGCCCCCGCCAGCACAAGCACAGCTGCGGTCTTGTCTTTCGCGGGTTCATCCGTCGACGCGTTCGGATCACTGAAGGACGGGAACTACCGTTTGATCATCCATGAATCGCTGATCCACGACGGAGCTGGAAACTACCTAGATGCGAACCACGACGGCGAAACCGACGGCCAAATGACCGATGATTTCTTTAGGCTGTACGGCGACCGAGACGGAAACCGTGAAGTGGGATACGTCGACTTCCTCTACTTTCGGGGTTCCTACGGTTCGTCCAGCACTTCGGACGAGAACTTGTCCGCATTTGATCTCAACACTAACGGGATAGTCGACTACTACGACTACCTTTTCTTCAGAGGCAGCTATGGCAAAAAAATATTGCCGTAACTAGGCTGACACAGCTTCCCAATTTCCCGAGCAAACCTATGTTTTTCAAATACAGACACATCGCCTTAATCCTTTGCTTTTCATTAGGATTCCCGTCGATTTCAATAGCAGATTTCGTTCTCCATTTCGTGAATAGCGATGACGAGATTGTTACCGCATTAAACGTAAATCCGGGAGAGTCTGTTTCGTTCAAGCTGATACTCACACAAACCAACTCTGAGACGCGTCTAAGCGATGAAGGGCTTAACCTTTTTGACGCGTCCATTACTTCCAACAACCTGTTGTTTGGTACCCCAACTGGAATCTCGCTTGACGCGGCATTTTCTGAAAGCTTGCTTGGCGCGTCAACGTTCTCAGCGGAAGACTATGAGTTTCATGGCACTGCCCCAGTCCTAAGTCCTGACTCTGCAGTGACCCCAAACTTTTTTTCAACGCCGACGTTACTAATTCATGACTCAATTCTATTGGGAACGGGCACTTATCTAGTCGATTCAATGGCCACAGGTACGGCAACGCTTACGGCTGCCGGGATCCCATTCGACATCTTCCCCTCCTTTGTTCTTGCTGCCGACAATCCAGTGTTCGCCACTCAGTTCAACCCGACACCCGCAATGCTCACCCTTCAGGCCAACGCCGTTCCCGAGCCTTCGTCTGCCGTTTTGATAGGGCTAGCGATTGCGGTGGGCGGGCTTCGATTGCGTCGACGTCGGGTTTAGCTTGAATGGGGCGTCGGAGATTGCGGGCTGCTAGCCTGCAATTCACGACAGGCTGGCAACCTGTGTTACGGCGTCGGTTGTGCTTGCCACTGTCGATGCGCACAGAAGTAGAAAGACGGGCCACCGATCCATTGGTCTCTTGCGAGCCCCCGCCCGTGAATCGTTTCTTGATCGGCTTTGCCGCGTTTCTAATGCTGACTGGCCGATCAGACGCCAAACAGCCCAACATCTTGTTCGTTCTCGGATGACCATGCGCTGCAGTCTTTTACAGCCGAGAGTGGTCTGCCGGCATCCTATTGATTCCTGCAAACTTAATTTTGCGTTCACCGTCGACACAACCCACCCAACTCACCCATTCGGGTACATTTGAAAATAGGTCTAGAATCAAGCTGTTAGCACGGGAACCCTATCCTTGCCGCACCAAAGAAAACGCACTCGTTCAGCACGCCCCCGTTCAGTTCGACCTCGTTCAGCTCGATCGCTAGGTGTCGAACAACTTGAATCGCGAAGACTGCTTGCCAGCGATTTTGGTGATGAACCACTCTACTACGAGGGTTTTCCAAATTCTCCCCAACAGACTGACGAGTTAGTTTACGGGCCGAATTTCCCGAACGTCCAAACATATCGTGCCAACGGCCGATTTACTGCGACGGCCACCGACGGTGGCGGCTTCACATTCGGCGACCCAATTACGTTGACTTGGGGATTTGTCAACGACGGAACAACGCTCCCCGGCGGATTCGTTTCAGGAGAAGTCACGTCACCAAGCAACCTAATTTCGTTCCTTGGGGATATTTACGGGGTTAGTACAAACGACACGAACTATCAAGACGAACCTTGGTTTCCTCTGATCCAATCCGTGTTTGATCGCTGGGGAGAACTATCCAGCATCACGTATGTATACGAGCCCAACGACGACGGCGCGACATTTCCCAGCACACCTGGCAGCCTAGGGGTTCGCGCAGATATCCGAATTGGTGGTCACACGCTCGATGGCAACTCAAACGTACTTGCCTACAACGTCAGTCCGAATTTCGGTGACATGGTAATCGACACCGACGATTCGGTTTACAACAACATTTCGACGAATTCGCGACGTTTAAGAACCATCGTTGCTCATGAACATGGACACGGGCTTGGACTCAATCACGTCGAATCGAACAATGCTGCCTTTCTGTTAGAGCCATTCCTCAACGTTGCGTTTGACGGTCCACAACTCGATGACATCTACGGCGTCCAGAGTCTTTACGGTGACGCACTCGAACCCAACGATTCGATTGCCGAGGCGACTAGTTTAGGTGTGATCGCCGTCGGATCATCTGTCAGCCTCGGCAGTGACGCGAACGATACGGTCGTCGACATTTCGGATACTGACTTCTTAACTGTGGACAGACAAACCGACACCGACCTGTTCGCATTCACTACCGAAGCGGCCGCAGATGTCACCGTCACGTTGACTCCCGTAGGGCCGACCTACAACGAAGGCCCTCAAGGCGGAAGTCAGTCGGCCTACAACTTGCAAACTCGCGGCGACCTTACGCTAGAACTGCTTGATGCGAGCGGCGTGGTGATCTCAACCAGTAACGTGGCCGGCCTCGGTGGCACCGAGTCGATTAACTTGGTCCTGCCGCAATCGGGTACGTATCACGCTGCGGTCACGAGCGACTCTACTTTTGCCCAGTTCTACGAACTGTCGATCAATGTTGAGGCGACCCCGGCTGTGAATATCGCTTCAAATTTTGGTGGAACGAATCTACGCGAGGGTGGTAGCGCCGAATCCTATCAAATTTTTCTCGGCACCACTCCCGAAGGTGCTGTTGAGGTAACGGCTACGGCCGACGATCAGCTCGAGATCAGCTTAGACGCAGTCCTGTTCTCTACGTCGTTGAATTTGACGCTAGCCGATACGACGCCCGTCACGGTTTTCGTACGAGCTCTTGATGACAACGTTTCCGAAGGTGTTCATACGGGGACGATCGAGCACCAGATCACCGCCACCATGGATGGAACAGACTATCCGCTTTCCCGCACGATCGCTTCATTACAGCCGAGTATCGATGACAACGAACTTGGCAACTGGCTGTCCGCCGAGCCTCTTGCGGGTCAAGTCTTTGAGACCATTGGAAACGAGGGTTCACTTGACGATGCGAACGACGTTCGCTACTTCAACTTCGAACTCCTGGAAGGGGAAACCTTAGCAGTACGTGCCGAACCCGATTCGAATGAAACCTTGGTCTTGGAGTGGGTGGGAGTCTCAGCCGCGGCAACAGCAGCTTCACCTGGTTCGCCCGTTATCTTGACTTCGCAAGTCGCGCCAGCGACCGGCTCATACCAGTTGAAAGTTACTGCGAGTGGCGCGACGCAGTTCACGATGGACGCTTGGCGAAACACAATTTTGGAAAAGCTGAATGGTGATACGAGTCCTCTTAGTCCGCTGCCGCTTGTAGCGGGCTTGGGGTTGATCGACGGGACCGCCAGCAACGCTTCTATCTATGGAATCATCGGGAATTCAGACGCAGTGCCGGGGACCACCATCGAACTGGTCCAGAGAAATGCCCCGACCGAATTTGTTGACCTTACACAATTGCCTGCATCGAACTCGTTCATGCTCAACAACAACTCGACTTTGAGCACGAGTATTTCAGTGGGCAACGATGTCTTCCCGGCAGGAACTTGGAAGATGCATGACAATGGCAGCTTGACTCCGACAACTGGATTCACGATTCCATTGCTACAAGACAACACATCGATCCCGAACTCTGGCATTGTGACTGCGATGATGCCGTTCTGGGACGAACTTGATGCAAGCCTGATCTACTACGACGAAATTCTGATCGACGGTATTCCTGCGTTCGTTGCCCAGTGGCAAGACCGGCCCCATCGTAGCTTTGGAGGGGCTGTCACGTTTCAGGTTCAAGTTTTTGATGACGGACCTGTGTTAGCGAAATACGCCTACAAAGACGTATCGTTTGGCAACGTTGCAGTTGACGGGGGAGCTTCGGCGACCGTCGGTTTTCAAGCCAATGGCACGACCGCGGTGGCCCTTAGCACAAACTCGCCGTCGCTTTCTGATGGCGATGTCGTGGATGTCCAATTTGCCCTCGAGCCAGATGTGGACGTTTACTCAATCGACTGGACAGGCAAAGCGGGCACCAAGGTCGACCTAATTCTGGATGGACTTGGCAGCGAAAGCTACGCGGCGGAAGAGTTGCAAATCATCGGTCCGGATGGATCAACGGTGTTAGCAACGGCCGTAAACGATGCAGTGGCCTCTGGTGTTGCGACCGACCATGATTTGGCCATCTTGGGATTCGTTGTGCCGACCGACGGAGTCTATTTTGTTCGGCTCAGCGCAGCCTTGCAGTCCGAATATGCAATGACTGTTGCTGAATCAACCGTCATTGATACCGAGCCAAACGAAGGACCAGCAGCACTACGAACAATCCCCAGCGAAGGACATGTGATCGGGTCGCTCGACGCGAATTCAGACGTTCAGGATCGGTACTCAGTTTCGCTTGCCGCAGGTGAGACTCTGCTGGTTCGAACCGCAACGCCACTCGACCAGTTTGCATCGGTGAACAACACGCTGGACCCAGGATTGACGATCATTGCACCGGATCAGGTGACCGTAGTTGCCGAAGACGCCGACTCAGTCGACGGAAAGAACGCAGAAGTTGTATTCACGGCTGGCTCGGCAGGCGTGTACACCGTTGCAACGCAAGCGGCCAGCGGAGCGGGCGACTATCAGTTGGCGGTCGCGATTGTCGACGAAGTAACCGTTGACTTGCCCATCGGCACGAGCAATGACGTGACGGTCAAACTCAACGGCACCGACGTCGAGGTGCTAGACAATCATAATGGTGGAGCTGTCTTGGCAACCGCTCCGTTGTCTTCGTCCCTTTCGCTGACAATCAACGGCGGCAACTTGGACGATGTAGTGACGATCGACTATTCCGACGGCTTCTTTCGGTTCCCGAGTGGAATCAGTTTTGCGGATCCGGCCGGAACAGATCGCTTGATCATCAAGGGTACCGGCGGCTCGCTGGCCACGTACCAGTCGACCGGCAACACACTCGGCAACGCTAGCGTCTTGATACAAGAAGGATCGCTGCAAAGTACGATCACGTTCACCGGAGTCGAGCCGTTGGATGTGACCGAAATGAGTGCATTCGATGCTGACGGTACATTGAATGTTGGTATCGATACCCTAACGATTGGATCTACCACTGCGTCACTCGGGGCGATTGCGTTACTAGGCATCACCGAGAGTGCCGGCACCATTGTCGCCAGCAATGGCTTGTTGGTTGCCAACGGAGAGAGCGTCACAGGATTTGGAACGATTGACACCCCCAACGACATCGCATTCCAGGTGTTGATCAATGGTTCGATTGACGGTGCCAGTTCAACTCGTCCCATCACTTTGCCAGGCTACATCCAGGGCGTTGGGTCGCTGAACCATGTCAGTGTCACTGGCACTTATAGCCCTGGCGCTAGTGCTGCGCAAGTCATCAATGGCAGCGTAAGCTACGCAGCGGGCTCGGACTTGGTGTTAGAAATTGGCGGAACGACGCCCGGCAGCAGCGGGTTTGACCAAATCGTTCACACCGGGACCGCCTCACTTGCCGGCAATCTAAAAGTCGAACTGATCAACAGCTTTGCACCCGCGATAGGCGACTCGTTCACAATCATCACGTCGACCGATGGGATCGGCGGCACATTTGCAGTCGAAACGCTGCCAGCCCTATCCGCAGGCCTGGGCTGGGACGTCTCGTATTCCACGAACTCAGTGCGTCTAGATGTGATCGGCATCGACGAAACTCCGCCAACGATTACGGATGTGAAAATTGCTTCGTCGTCATGGTCGCCAACCTTCAAGTCTTTCGTTGATCCGATCGACTCCGACGGGCTGCCACTTCCCGGCGCTGATCAGCTCAAGAATTTGACTTGGTCTAATCTGGATACGATCATCGTTGAATTCAGCGAGAACGTTCAGCAGTCTGACGGATCGGACATCAACCTCGGCAACCTTTCGCTAGCGGGTGTCAACATCCTGGACTACGAAGCTTTTCCGGGCTTAATTGCAGTCTACACCGATGGTGGCGGAGCAGGGCCGTTTAAGCTGACCCTCCAACTCGACAGCGCTGCAGTGTTTGACGCCGAGAAGTTACTGTTGACGATTAACGATACGGTCCAGGACGCAAGCGGGAATTTGCTCGATGGCGAATGGACGAACTCGGTCAGCATGGTGTCGGGCGACGCGACTGCCGGAGGCGACTTTGCCTTTCGCATCGATGTGCTTCCGGGTGACACCACGGGCGACGACTTCTTGCTTGGAAATGACACCGATACAGTGGCCATGGTTCAGTTCACGTTTGCGGGTGGCCCCAGCTACGACCCGTTCACTGACATCAATGGTGACGGTTTCCTGTTGGGCGACGATACGGACACGGTAGCATCGGTACAGTTCAGCTTCCTGCCTTTCGGTAACCCGGTTGCTCCGCCGGAAGCCCCAAGCCCAAGTCCGTTGTTGGCTTCAACTTCTTCTTCGTTACGGCTACTCAGCGAAGAAGGGTCCGATGAAAGTTGGGCCAATTCAGTAGACGCCACGCTAAATGAACTTTTTTGATAGTCGAATGGTTTTGAACCAGTGCCCCGAACTTTCGCTGCGCTATTCCAATTTGTGTTCAACAATTCAATTATTGATGCTTACGGAGCAGTTCGAAACGATCAAGCAAATGCCGTTTGGACTTCCGATTGCTTGAGCCATCGGCTTCGGTGTCAAATGCAGAGCGGCGATGGGGATCCGGGCGAGGTTCTCCTAGTTTTAGGAGCAACCGGAATGTTGACGACGCTTGTTGATCAGCGACTGAAGGTTGGCGAGGTCAATTTTTCGGTGTCGAACGTGGCTGCGGAACCGAACGAAGTCGGTCGCATTCGCCACGGCATCTCACAGTTAAGTAGAATGATGGGCCACCTATCCATTGTTCTCTTGCGAGACCCCGCCCGTGAATCGTTTCTTGATCGGCTTTGCCGCGTTTCTGCTGCTGACTGGCCTGACCGACGCCAAACAGCCCAATATTCTGTTCGTATTTTCGGATGATCATGCGTTACAGTCCATTGGCGCCTACGGGTCGACGATCAATCAGACACCGAACCTAGACCGGATCGCCAAAGAAGGCGCCGTGTTTCGCAACTCGTTTTGCGCCAATTCGATCTGCGGGCCGTCGCGGGCTTGCATCCTGACAGGTAAGCACTCGCACATCAACGGATTTCTACACAACGGAAACCGGTTCGACGGTTCGCAGATGACGTTTCCGAAATTGATGCAAGAGGTTGGTTACCAAACCGCGATCATCGGCAAATGGCATCTCAGCAGCGATCCAGTTGGCTTCGATCACTGGGAAGTTTTGCCTGGCCAAGGCAACTACTACAATCCGGACCTGCTGCAGATGGACGGCAGTCGCAAACGATTCGACGGCTACTGCACCGACATCATCACCGAGCACACATTGAAGTGGCTCAAGGAAGATCGCGACCCCGACAAGCCCTTCATCATGATGTGCCAACACAAGGCACCGCACCGCAACTGGTCACCGCCACCACGCTACTACTCGCTTTACGACGACACCACGATTCCCGAACCGGACACTCTATTCGACGATTACAGTGGGCGCAGCGACTTGCTGAAAGAGAACGAAATGACGATCGCCAATCACATGCATTGGGGACACGACATGAAGTTTCACGGTGAAAACCAGTTTCCCGACCACTTTGCCGATCTGCACAAGAACGCTGAATACGGTCGCATGACAGCGGACCAGAAAGCCGCTTGGGACGCGGCGTACGAGCCCAAGAACCAAGCCTTCATTGCCAAAATGAAAGCCGGCGGATTCACCGATCGCGAAGTCACTCAGTGGAAGTACCAGCGATACATCAAGGACTATCTGCGATGCATTCAAGCCGTTGACGATTCGATGGGCAGCCTGCTAGCGTACTTGGACGAATCTGGAATAGCCGACGATACGATCGTGATCTACAGCAGCGACCAAGGATTCTACCTAGGTGAACATGGCTGGTACGACAAACGATGGATGTTCGAGGAATCACTACGAATGCCATTTTTGGTTCGTTGGCCTGGCGTGATCAACCCCGGCGTCGACTCGACCGCAATGATCCAAAACATTGACTATGCGCCGACGTTCTTGGAAATCGCCGGAGCCGAAGTGCCGGCCGAAATTCAGGGCCGCAGCATGGTCGAAATGATGAAGAACCAAGGCAAACCGTCGGCCAGTTGGCGAGACGCCATCTACTATGCGTATTACGAAAACGCAGCCTCCCACAATGTGCCGATTCACGACGGAGTTCGCACGGATCGGTACAAGCTGATGTTCTTCCCGCGGACTCGACAGTGGAATTTGTTCGACTTGGAAACTGATCCGCTGGAAATGGCGAGCGTTCACGACAGCGAAGCTTATGCGGATGTCTTGGCAGGAATGCAAAAACGGTATCGCGATCTTCGCCAGTTCTATGACGTAAACACTGCCATCATCCCGGCCACTCGCAACGAAGAGAAACGGTGGGCCGAGCGTCATCAGGAAATGAACCGTCAAGCCAAGCAGGGCGATGTCGATTTGGCCTTCATCGGGGACTCGATCACTCAGGGCTGGGAAGGCGCAGGCAAGGAAGTCTGGGAGAAATATTACGGCAATCGAAAAACGATTAATTTAGGCATCGGTGGCGACCGGACCGAGCATGTCATATGGCGACTAACGCACGGCAACCTAAGCAAAATCAAACCCCAAGTTGCCGTGCTGATGATTGGCACGAACAACACAGGACACTTGGACCAAGACCCTGCACAAGTTGCCGCAGGCGTTCAAGAGATTCTGAACATCCTGGCTGAAAGGTTGCCGGATACGAAGGTCGTGTTGCAAGGGATCTTCCCTCGCGGCAATGGCCCACTGGACCTGAAGCGGCTCAACAACATTGCGATCAACGAAATGATCCGCAAGATGGCCGACGGTGATCGAGTGCAGTTCCTAGAAATTGGCGATCAGTTTGTCGAGTCCGATGGGACGATCGATCCAAAGATCATGCCAGACAAACTGCACCTGTCGCCCGAAGGTTATGAGCGATGGGCAAAAGCACTTGAGCCAACGTTGATTGAACTGGGCCTTTAACGAACAACCCCAGATGCCCCTGCGACTCTGTCGCAGGGTGTAGGGTGTAGGGTTTGGTTCCTGTCAGCTGATTTGCAGCTGACGTCCCGCGATCGGAGTCGCGGGCCCACGCGAAGGTGGCTCGCTCGTTAACCGGCCAGCCGCGAGATGCGGTTGTGGGGCTCGGCGAGTTCTTCGGCGCTGGCCTGATAGCGGTATTGCATCAAGTAGGCGTCTTCATCGGTGTCTTCATAGAAGTCACGCAAAACCGAGACGGCGCGGAAGCCAATCTTTTTGAAAAATAATTGTGCAACGAGGTTCGTTTCACGGACTTCCAACATGATTCGGTTGCGACGTTCTTGGGACAACTTGCCCAACAGCTTTCCGATCATTGCGAACCCGACGCCCGAGCGACGACTGTCGGCACCGACAGCAAAGTTCAAGATATGCAAGCGGTTCTTGTGCAGCTCATAAATCATGAAGCCGACCACCTTGTCGTCTTCTTCGGCTACCATCCCGATGCAGTTCCGTTGGCGGAGGCAGCGGATGAAATCATCCTCTGTCCATGCAAACTCGAAACTCTTGTTTTCGATCCCCAACACTGCCGGCATATCCCGGCGGATCATCCAACGAATGTGAACACAAGTGCGTGTTTGTTCGGTTTCCACCCTGGGACTCCTTTCCAGCGAAACAACCTCGTCTCAGAAAACTAAATCCGTCTTCCGAGCCACTCCCGAGCCATCATGGCTGAGCGAATGGGAGATTAGCAGATGACCAAAATGGGACCAAGGTTAAAAAGCAAACTTGTTGGAAACGGAAGCATAAACCCGGGAACCCGTGAAACGAATGTGAAACGCGAGCAGGTTCGTCCTGCGGGATTGGCGCCGCTGACGCTGTTGATTGCCTACTGGATGTGCTGACGACATGGGAATGACGACATGGGAATGGGGTGAGCCGAGGACTGAAACGATCCAAGGCGGATGCAGGCTGACCCGGCCGCAGACCCGGCCGCAGACTCGGCCGCAGACTCGGCCGCAGACCCGGCCGAAGACTCGGCCACTTGCGA
The DNA window shown above is from Rubripirellula reticaptiva and carries:
- a CDS encoding PEP-CTERM sorting domain-containing protein (PEP-CTERM proteins occur, often in large numbers, in the proteomes of bacteria that also encode an exosortase, a predicted intramembrane cysteine proteinase. The presence of a PEP-CTERM domain at a protein's C-terminus predicts cleavage within the sorting domain, followed by covalent anchoring to some some component of the (usually Gram-negative) cell surface. Many PEP-CTERM proteins exhibit an unusual sequence composition that includes large numbers of potential glycosylation sites. Expression of one such protein has been shown restore the ability of a bacterium to form floc, a type of biofilm.); amino-acid sequence: MFFKYRHIALILCFSLGFPSISIADFVLHFVNSDDEIVTALNVNPGESVSFKLILTQTNSETRLSDEGLNLFDASITSNNLLFGTPTGISLDAAFSESLLGASTFSAEDYEFHGTAPVLSPDSAVTPNFFSTPTLLIHDSILLGTGTYLVDSMATGTATLTAAGIPFDIFPSFVLAADNPVFATQFNPTPAMLTLQANAVPEPSSAVLIGLAIAVGGLRLRRRRV
- a CDS encoding beta strand repeat-containing protein, encoding MPHQRKRTRSARPRSVRPRSARSLGVEQLESRRLLASDFGDEPLYYEGFPNSPQQTDELVYGPNFPNVQTYRANGRFTATATDGGGFTFGDPITLTWGFVNDGTTLPGGFVSGEVTSPSNLISFLGDIYGVSTNDTNYQDEPWFPLIQSVFDRWGELSSITYVYEPNDDGATFPSTPGSLGVRADIRIGGHTLDGNSNVLAYNVSPNFGDMVIDTDDSVYNNISTNSRRLRTIVAHEHGHGLGLNHVESNNAAFLLEPFLNVAFDGPQLDDIYGVQSLYGDALEPNDSIAEATSLGVIAVGSSVSLGSDANDTVVDISDTDFLTVDRQTDTDLFAFTTEAAADVTVTLTPVGPTYNEGPQGGSQSAYNLQTRGDLTLELLDASGVVISTSNVAGLGGTESINLVLPQSGTYHAAVTSDSTFAQFYELSINVEATPAVNIASNFGGTNLREGGSAESYQIFLGTTPEGAVEVTATADDQLEISLDAVLFSTSLNLTLADTTPVTVFVRALDDNVSEGVHTGTIEHQITATMDGTDYPLSRTIASLQPSIDDNELGNWLSAEPLAGQVFETIGNEGSLDDANDVRYFNFELLEGETLAVRAEPDSNETLVLEWVGVSAAATAASPGSPVILTSQVAPATGSYQLKVTASGATQFTMDAWRNTILEKLNGDTSPLSPLPLVAGLGLIDGTASNASIYGIIGNSDAVPGTTIELVQRNAPTEFVDLTQLPASNSFMLNNNSTLSTSISVGNDVFPAGTWKMHDNGSLTPTTGFTIPLLQDNTSIPNSGIVTAMMPFWDELDASLIYYDEILIDGIPAFVAQWQDRPHRSFGGAVTFQVQVFDDGPVLAKYAYKDVSFGNVAVDGGASATVGFQANGTTAVALSTNSPSLSDGDVVDVQFALEPDVDVYSIDWTGKAGTKVDLILDGLGSESYAAEELQIIGPDGSTVLATAVNDAVASGVATDHDLAILGFVVPTDGVYFVRLSAALQSEYAMTVAESTVIDTEPNEGPAALRTIPSEGHVIGSLDANSDVQDRYSVSLAAGETLLVRTATPLDQFASVNNTLDPGLTIIAPDQVTVVAEDADSVDGKNAEVVFTAGSAGVYTVATQAASGAGDYQLAVAIVDEVTVDLPIGTSNDVTVKLNGTDVEVLDNHNGGAVLATAPLSSSLSLTINGGNLDDVVTIDYSDGFFRFPSGISFADPAGTDRLIIKGTGGSLATYQSTGNTLGNASVLIQEGSLQSTITFTGVEPLDVTEMSAFDADGTLNVGIDTLTIGSTTASLGAIALLGITESAGTIVASNGLLVANGESVTGFGTIDTPNDIAFQVLINGSIDGASSTRPITLPGYIQGVGSLNHVSVTGTYSPGASAAQVINGSVSYAAGSDLVLEIGGTTPGSSGFDQIVHTGTASLAGNLKVELINSFAPAIGDSFTIITSTDGIGGTFAVETLPALSAGLGWDVSYSTNSVRLDVIGIDETPPTITDVKIASSSWSPTFKSFVDPIDSDGLPLPGADQLKNLTWSNLDTIIVEFSENVQQSDGSDINLGNLSLAGVNILDYEAFPGLIAVYTDGGGAGPFKLTLQLDSAAVFDAEKLLLTINDTVQDASGNLLDGEWTNSVSMVSGDATAGGDFAFRIDVLPGDTTGDDFLLGNDTDTVAMVQFTFAGGPSYDPFTDINGDGFLLGDDTDTVASVQFSFLPFGNPVAPPEAPSPSPLLASTSSSLRLLSEEGSDESWANSVDATLNELF
- a CDS encoding sulfatase/phosphatase domain-containing protein, with protein sequence MNRFLIGFAAFLLLTGLTDAKQPNILFVFSDDHALQSIGAYGSTINQTPNLDRIAKEGAVFRNSFCANSICGPSRACILTGKHSHINGFLHNGNRFDGSQMTFPKLMQEVGYQTAIIGKWHLSSDPVGFDHWEVLPGQGNYYNPDLLQMDGSRKRFDGYCTDIITEHTLKWLKEDRDPDKPFIMMCQHKAPHRNWSPPPRYYSLYDDTTIPEPDTLFDDYSGRSDLLKENEMTIANHMHWGHDMKFHGENQFPDHFADLHKNAEYGRMTADQKAAWDAAYEPKNQAFIAKMKAGGFTDREVTQWKYQRYIKDYLRCIQAVDDSMGSLLAYLDESGIADDTIVIYSSDQGFYLGEHGWYDKRWMFEESLRMPFLVRWPGVINPGVDSTAMIQNIDYAPTFLEIAGAEVPAEIQGRSMVEMMKNQGKPSASWRDAIYYAYYENAASHNVPIHDGVRTDRYKLMFFPRTRQWNLFDLETDPLEMASVHDSEAYADVLAGMQKRYRDLRQFYDVNTAIIPATRNEEKRWAERHQEMNRQAKQGDVDLAFIGDSITQGWEGAGKEVWEKYYGNRKTINLGIGGDRTEHVIWRLTHGNLSKIKPQVAVLMIGTNNTGHLDQDPAQVAAGVQEILNILAERLPDTKVVLQGIFPRGNGPLDLKRLNNIAINEMIRKMADGDRVQFLEIGDQFVESDGTIDPKIMPDKLHLSPEGYERWAKALEPTLIELGL
- the rimI gene encoding ribosomal protein S18-alanine N-acetyltransferase, producing the protein MIRRDMPAVLGIENKSFEFAWTEDDFIRCLRQRNCIGMVAEEDDKVVGFMIYELHKNRLHILNFAVGADSRRSGVGFAMIGKLLGKLSQERRNRIMLEVRETNLVAQLFFKKIGFRAVSVLRDFYEDTDEDAYLMQYRYQASAEELAEPHNRISRLAG